From the genome of Nicotiana tabacum cultivar K326 chromosome 17, ASM71507v2, whole genome shotgun sequence:
atcactgattatgatatgcttgaaaaaacgttcacaacgtttcatgcctccaatatggtcttgcaacagcagtaccgagagaaaggtttcaagaagtattctgagttgatttctcttctgCTTGTGGCTGAACGAAACAATGACTTGCTCATGAGAAATCACGAAAATCGACCCACTGGGTCTACACCATTTCTTGAAGTGAATGAGGTGTATTTCCATTATTCTAAGCATGAAAAAGGTCGTGGCCCTGTTCATGGTCGTGGTCGTGGCCAAGGAAGAAATTTTTCTGGTGTTAATCACcccccaaagaaaaataaccaccaaaagtggaAAGGGCCAAGGGCAAATGGTTCAGAAATTGAATGTTATTGTTGCGGTGGAAAAGAGCATTGGGCAAATATTTGTCGCATACCAAAacatttggttgagctttatcaagcatctctaaagGATAAAGCTCCTGAAGCTAATTTTGTCTATGacaatgaatttgacatcacCTACTTGGATGTGGCAGATTTTTTTGAGCACCATGATGGAAAAATAAATCACTCGATCGGTGATGGATCTATGGTTAAAGATGATTGAGcattttgatttttatgttttcCTATTCGTAGTATCTAATGAATAAATATCTTGTAATATTTATTGCACTTAATAATACTTCTTATgtagtttttaaaaatatatgtatttcctaaatttcataaatttcacaaacaaggagTAATATCTAAGTAATTGGTGTCCTAGTCTCACTGATCTTTTAATTCCTTTTGATTTTCCTTTACGTTACTTTAATTCTCTTTAAGAAGAGGTTTACAAGCACCCTGGAACAACTTTTATTACTTCACccttaatattttttttcatttacttataattgtattatttttgctGCGTAATTATTTGTATGATAATTAGAATTTGCTAGAAAATGCATTAAAATGTCACTATTGAATTATTGgtttaactttatttctttttctttttctctaaaaatactataatatttattcatatacttcttttgtatgtcaaaccatgggaagcaaatatggatatctttcaaagcaaacttggatcaaagttcaattataaaaatatttgcttaattgattcatgtacaatgcatacaatattcaaatagaagaaatatttctctcatttaagtatgtgtaaggcaaatattactacaatttctggtagtagtaatctaattgaaggctctggacgaGCTAATATAACTCTGCCTAAGgaaacaatacttatcatagagaattCAGTGTtttcctccaagtccaagaggaacttattgagttttaaagatatccgtcgaaatggatttcatattgagacaatagatgagaataatctcgaatatctcatcgttaccaagaatgtctctggccagcaaaaagggttattgagaagttcccatctttatcttgtggcatgtattggacaagaattagtgcaattgaggcacattctatcgtaaaccaaaaggtttctagttccaatacttttgtactttggcatgatcgattgggacatcctggatcaattatgatgagatgaATTATAGagaactcaaatgggcatccattaaagaatttaaagattcttttaaataatgagttttcttgcacttcttgttatcaaggcaagttgattattagaccatcaccaataaAGGTTAGAATTGAGTCCCCTGcatttttagaacgtatacaaggggatatttgtggatctattcacccacctagtgggtcatttagatattttatggttttaatagatgcatcttctagatggtctcatgtgtgtctATTGTCATCTCgtaacctggcgtttgcaaaataatggcacaaataatttgATTACGGGCACAGtttcccgataatccaattaagtctattcgacttgataatgctgctgagttttcatcccaaatatttaatgattattgcttatcaattgggataaaagtggaacatcctgtagctcatgttcacactcaaaatggccttgcagagtctttgATTAAACGTTTGCAATTGATAGTaagaccgttactcatgaaaacgaaattacccacttctgtttggggtcatgtcattttgcatgcagcaatgctaattcgtctcagaccgacaaattatcacaaatattccccgttgcaattagttttgggtcatgaacctaatatatcccatctaagaatttttggatgcgctgtatatgtgcctgtagcaccgccatatcgcaccaagatgggtccccaaagaaggttaggaatatatgttagGTTTGAATCGCTCTCCATTATTCACTACCTTAAAACATTAACGGGAGATTTTGTTCaatgctcgatttgcagattgtcgattcgatgactcattttccccaaaattagggggagaaatttGTGAAATCAAACGGGAAATTTCATGAAAAAATCCATCattatctcatcttgatccacgtgcctctatttgtgaaaaaaggtgcaaaagattatccatttgcaaaaaatagcaaatcaaatgccagatgcatttacggatctgaaaaggataacgaaatcacatatccctgcagagaatgttccaatccgtattgatgtccctgttGGAAAATCTTCTAGtatcatagctaatgagtcaaaagcacgcctaaagcgtgacagaccattgggttctaaggatcgaaatcctagaaaaaagaaaataaatgatcaagatgacactacgaaagagtctcataaagaaacccatgatttaaccaatcctgaAATTCATGAGGATATCGATgagcctgagactcaagaaaataaggaactatcaataaattcAATCCATATcgagacaaatttgaatcgattgaatatagtggtggattatgtctttgcatacaatgttgcatctagcattatgcaagataataaggatcttgaacctcaatctgttggagaatgtcgacaaagacgtgattggccaaaatggcaagaagcaatccaatatgagttggattcacttgcgaaacgtgaagtttttgggtctatagtccaaacacctaatggtgttaaacctgttggctataaatgggtctttgtatgtaaaataagtgagaaaaatgaggtacaaagatataaggcacgccttgttgtacaaggattttcacaaaggcctggtgtcgattatgaagagacgtaTTCTCATGTTATGGATGTTATAACgttccgttatctcattagtcTTGTTGTTCATGAAAAGTTGACATgtatttaatggatgtggttacaaccTACCTACActgctcacttgataatgagatatatatgaaaatttgtgagggatttaaaatgcctgacgtacataattcaaagtccaggaaaatattttcaatcaaattgcaaagatctttgtatggtctaaagcaatcaggaagaatgtggtataaccgccttagtgaatatttattaaaggaaggttatataaatgattcCATTTGTCCATGTgcttttataaagaaaataatatcgGAGCTTGTTGTACTTgtcgtatatgttgatgacataaaccttattggaactcctacagaactccaaaagacaattgattatttaaagaaggaattcgagatgaaagatctcggaaagacaaaattatgtctcggtttgcaaattgaacatttaccaaacgagatttttgttcattgatctgcctacatagaaaatgtattgaaacggttttacatggatggagcacatccattaagtactccgatggttgttcgatcacttgatgtgaataagggcccgttccgacctcaagaaaagaatgaagagcttcttggtcctgaagtaccatatcttagtgcaattggtgcactaatgtatctttctaacactacaaggcctgacataactttttcagttattGTCCTAgtaagatatagctctgctcctacaaggagacattggaatggaatcaaacacatattgcggtatctaaaagggactacagatataggcttattttatggcaatgattgcagtctcggtcttgttggttatgccgatggtaggtatttatctgacccacacaaggctcgatcttaAACTGGCTATGTGTTTATATGTAGATGCACTAcaatatcttggcgatcgactaagtaatcaatcgtggctacttcatataattatgctgagataattgctattcatgaagtaagtcgagaatgtgtatggttgaggtcagTAATACACCTAATTCGAGataaatgtggtttgaagtgtgataaaTTACCCACAATTTTGTTTGAAGACAATGCAggatgcatagctcaattgaagggaggattcataaaaggagatagaacaaaacacatttcaccaaagttatttttcacgcatgatcttcaaaagaatggtgatatcagtatgcaacagatccgttcaagagataatatggctgatttgttcaccaaatctctaccgatgtcaaccttcaagaaactagtgtacaagattgggatgcgaaggctcaaggatgtgaattggtgctctcatcagggggaatTAATACgcggtgtactcttttttccttacaagattttgtcccactgggttttccttgcaaggtttttaatgaggcaaccaaaaagtGTATtcctaaacatgtgtactctttttccttcactagaatttttttttctaataaggttttaacgagacacattatctatggacatctaagggggagtgttataagaaatatcaaattatggtggatgtctactcttcctccatgatcttcatctcaaatgcttaatgacatatttaatgacatattttctatgtttaatgacatattcaatgacatatttttttcacctttcatgcctatataaaggccttgtaatagataggaaaatacacacaattgaagaagaaataagaatctctcctctttttctctctatatctcttagcttgtttttccttgttccatattgttactttgagttatattttataacacaaAAACATATTTGAAAAAAAACTCCCAAAATTTTGTGGTCAAACGCGAGCTAAATTGTGGCGGTTGATTGTGATGTCGTATTGTAATAGCAGTTGCCCGGTGATAATGAACATAACGATGGAAAAGGTAACATTTGCAGTGATCCAAGTGAAAagcattttaataattttaaaactttataTAAGATCTAAATGCACCAAATTAGAAACTGTAATCCTACTATTTCGCTAAAGGAATATCATAGACCCAATTACTATTCCCTTTTTGCTTTATTAAAAGGAATTACAGTGCATACTCAGTGTCACTCTGTCTGCATTTTGCCACGTCTGTTATTCATGAAATAACATCAGCACTCGGGATATACTGTTTCAGGATAATTAACAAGGAAAGAAGCTTGAGCCCTTGTCTATGATCTAATTTTGGGTAAACGTTTTAACTTTTTTCTCGTTCTTTGATAAGCTTAAGGTTATATTTTCCACTGATTAGTGTATGACACAGTTGTGATCTTCCTGGTACTTTTGTTTCTAGTTCTCAACCTGGGAACTACGTGGGATTGAAGTTTTACTTTCCGTAATCTAGCTCGAGGGCGCTATTGTTTGAATTCACCTTCAAATTCAAGTTTAGTGAAGTAATTAAAACGAATATCCTTTGAGTTTCCCTTTGGATTTTAGGAGACAAAAAAGATTGTTTAAGTGTTTTTTTATTAGTCGTCCCTTCCAATGATGATCATATTTCATAATAGAtgccttttcaatttcaaattaaacgtggtTGGTTTGATTTGAGACAATCCAATTcactcaaaaaaataataataataatagcagcagtatttccttttcattattctcaaTAAAATAAGCGTTTTCCTTTTAGTGAATCTTATTCATCATAAATTTGGATTAGTAGTAATTTCAAAATAAAGACCCGACACCAGATTGATGAGAAAAAAGAATAGACATAGGTGGTCAAAACAAGTTAAGCGACTGTCACacggataataataataataataataatataataaaaagacgaaagcaagaaggaaagaaaagggTGAAATagaatgatgatgataatgacgATCCTCCAAGTTTTGATAGTTGATAAGACAAGGAGATGAAGTTACATTTGACAAGACTAGATGAAGTGATTTTCACTCTGTCATAACTCGTAGGACCCTCCCCCACTTATCTTTTTTAAGTTcgtcctttctttctttctccgcCATTACTTTTCCTCTACAAAAgtctactctctctctctctcttttcactattttctacTTTTACGTCGTTTATATTGAAGTACTGTATAAGATAATTCTATACTCCATTATTTTTATACGTCTAATATTTTTGTATAACTTTAACACTACTATATATAACGTTTGTATATAATTAATAAATCATTTGATTTCAGTATTCAACTTCACATAATTTATGGCCGagagtttgaaaatcaagtaTTGCGTTATTGGTTATGA
Proteins encoded in this window:
- the LOC142172118 gene encoding uncharacterized protein LOC142172118 encodes the protein MRNHENRPTGSTPFLEVNEVYFHYSKHEKGRGPVHGRGRGQGRNFSGVNHPPKKNNHQKWKGPRANGSEIECYCCGGKEHWANICRIPKHLVELYQASLKDKAPEANFVYDNEFDITYLDVADFFEHHDGKINHSIGDGSMVKDD